One segment of Saprospiraceae bacterium DNA contains the following:
- a CDS encoding OmpA family protein yields MTVRKLFSALLFALVSFALSAQESTPTGTYRSFSPADQWELGVDLGLPFIVGDIDAKFPGIGAGLHVRKSLDHLFSLRFNGNYFSTKNEEGIRTSENTWLSGSGQVVVAVNNFRFNKPHRKLLINVFAGVGVNSYSTEFTNIQQTDGSTSGKIESSATGHLELGAGLAFRVGPRFNIGLEHTVYSVFGGRADLLDSDENVGRPVTTYRDLLQFPHLSLNFNLGGTDKKTGLKKSEPLYWANPMTQIGDAIAALEARPVYDPTDTDGDGIIDAIDQEINSPAGARVDTRGVTLDSDGDKVPDYKDKEPFSPPGFPVDADGVAQVPKYTTEPEVNRIVDAKIAAIKFPEPKTNDWFFPSVNFADNSYALRFSEYEKLYQVATVLKQNPNIKVVAVGHTDRRGSERHNNVLSYNRAKAAIDFLVAQHGIDRSRVILNWAGESSPVVPVSSSSLANRRVEFRVAKGETEMARPEGPNAGTGGKMQGNKDAGF; encoded by the coding sequence ATGACGGTTAGAAAATTATTCTCTGCTCTCCTTTTTGCTCTTGTTTCCTTCGCGCTTAGCGCACAGGAATCCACTCCGACGGGCACTTACCGCTCGTTCTCCCCTGCCGATCAATGGGAATTGGGGGTGGACTTGGGCTTACCCTTCATTGTTGGCGACATTGATGCCAAATTCCCCGGCATCGGTGCAGGCTTGCATGTGCGCAAGTCCCTCGACCACCTTTTCTCTCTTCGTTTCAACGGAAATTATTTTTCCACCAAAAATGAAGAGGGCATACGCACTTCCGAGAACACTTGGCTTTCGGGCAGTGGGCAAGTTGTCGTGGCTGTCAACAATTTCCGCTTCAACAAGCCACACCGCAAGCTGCTCATCAACGTGTTTGCTGGTGTTGGCGTGAACAGCTACAGCACCGAGTTCACGAACATCCAACAAACGGATGGCTCTACATCGGGCAAAATCGAATCGAGCGCCACTGGCCACCTCGAACTGGGTGCAGGCTTGGCTTTCCGCGTTGGCCCACGGTTCAACATCGGTCTTGAGCACACTGTTTACTCCGTCTTCGGCGGCAGAGCAGACCTCCTTGATAGCGACGAGAACGTCGGTCGCCCGGTCACGACCTACCGTGACCTTCTCCAGTTTCCCCACCTTTCGCTCAACTTCAACTTGGGTGGCACAGACAAGAAAACTGGTCTGAAAAAATCCGAGCCGCTCTATTGGGCCAACCCGATGACGCAAATCGGCGATGCCATTGCAGCGTTGGAAGCACGCCCGGTGTACGACCCGACCGACACGGATGGCGACGGCATCATTGACGCTATTGACCAAGAAATCAATAGCCCAGCAGGTGCTCGCGTTGACACTCGTGGCGTGACGCTCGACAGCGATGGCGATAAAGTACCCGACTACAAAGACAAAGAACCTTTCTCGCCTCCCGGCTTCCCCGTGGATGCTGATGGTGTAGCCCAAGTGCCAAAATACACCACCGAGCCGGAAGTGAATCGCATCGTTGACGCGAAAATCGCAGCCATTAAGTTCCCGGAGCCAAAGACCAACGATTGGTTCTTCCCCAGCGTGAACTTTGCTGACAATAGCTACGCACTCCGCTTCAGTGAGTATGAGAAACTGTACCAAGTCGCTACTGTGCTCAAGCAAAACCCGAACATCAAGGTAGTGGCCGTTGGTCACACCGACCGTCGTGGTTCAGAGCGCCACAACAACGTTCTGTCTTACAACCGCGCCAAGGCTGCCATTGACTTTTTGGTAGCGCAGCATGGCATTGACCGCAGCCGCGTCATCCTCAACTGGGCTGGCGAAAGCAGCCCGGTGGTGCCAGTAAGCAGCTCGAGCTTGGCCAACCGCCGCGTGGAATTCCGCGTTGCCAAAGGCGAAACCGAAATGGCTCGCCCCGAAGGCCCGAACGCAGGCACGGGTGGCAAGATGCAAGGCAACAAAGACGCTGGCTTTTAA
- a CDS encoding T9SS type A sorting domain-containing protein codes for MKKILLLFAFVLVGVALRAQSNSRPDLSIYPNPVTEFISVQDKNDVVGFLVVYNLVGKKVKEFEFAKGEQYSVAELPKGMYLVQILDRNRRNLTTQKIEKR; via the coding sequence ATGAAAAAAATCCTACTCTTATTCGCCTTCGTGTTGGTAGGTGTGGCGCTTCGCGCTCAAAGCAACTCGAGACCCGATCTTTCCATCTATCCCAATCCCGTTACCGAGTTCATTTCTGTTCAAGACAAAAACGATGTCGTTGGCTTCCTTGTCGTCTATAATTTGGTGGGCAAAAAAGTCAAGGAATTTGAGTTTGCCAAAGGCGAACAGTATTCGGTGGCCGAATTGCCCAAAGGAATGTATCTGGTGCAAATCCTCGACCGTAACCGACGCAATCTCACCACGCAAAAAATAGAAAAACGTTGA
- a CDS encoding flippase-like domain-containing protein: MFSSNTRSVAMGKRSVQKRLLNFSFKALAMALPAAVLYFELSKRDNLGEIAATFWLQLGDANAWWLIGAVGLLPFNWLAEVQKWQPLVARTEPMTRWKALQAVLAGMSFALFTPNRVGEYGARILFVRPENQWKALLANMVGSMSQYLVLLSSGILGGLWFAGQVFAWDTSWQAGLLVLSALPLAALFYLFFNIRLLLPLARRIPFLNRLPSYLRDVYFLEKIERTTLTNILVWSVLRYAIYSTQYVLLLHFFGVNVGFLAGYAGVATIYLLQTVVPLPALAGLLVRGSLAVFAWSHFGANEISSLSATFVLWIINLILPALLGTFSLVSVNITKSLGYDD; the protein is encoded by the coding sequence ATGTTTTCTTCCAATACGCGCAGCGTGGCGATGGGGAAACGCTCCGTTCAAAAACGTCTGCTCAATTTCTCATTCAAAGCGTTGGCGATGGCGTTGCCTGCGGCAGTATTGTACTTCGAACTGTCCAAGCGGGACAATCTGGGAGAAATCGCCGCTACTTTTTGGCTTCAGTTGGGCGATGCCAATGCGTGGTGGCTGATAGGCGCTGTCGGCTTGCTTCCATTCAATTGGTTGGCGGAAGTGCAAAAATGGCAACCACTCGTCGCCCGAACGGAGCCAATGACCCGATGGAAAGCATTACAAGCAGTGTTGGCAGGAATGAGTTTTGCCCTTTTCACGCCCAATCGGGTGGGCGAATACGGTGCCCGTATCTTGTTTGTTCGGCCAGAAAACCAATGGAAAGCACTATTGGCCAACATGGTAGGCAGCATGAGCCAATACTTGGTGCTGCTTTCGAGCGGAATATTGGGTGGCTTATGGTTTGCGGGGCAGGTGTTTGCATGGGATACTTCCTGGCAAGCGGGCTTGCTGGTTTTGTCGGCCTTGCCGCTCGCGGCGCTGTTTTATTTATTTTTTAACATTCGGCTTTTGCTGCCACTTGCCCGGCGGATTCCTTTTCTGAACCGGCTTCCCTCTTACTTGCGCGATGTTTATTTTCTCGAAAAAATCGAACGCACCACGTTGACCAACATACTTGTCTGGTCGGTGCTGCGCTACGCCATCTATTCGACGCAATACGTCCTTTTGCTGCATTTTTTTGGCGTTAACGTCGGCTTTTTAGCAGGGTATGCAGGCGTGGCAACGATATACCTGTTGCAAACGGTCGTGCCATTGCCAGCCTTGGCAGGCCTGTTGGTAAGGGGTAGCCTTGCCGTTTTCGCGTGGTCTCATTTTGGCGCAAACGAAATCAGTAGCCTGTCTGCAACCTTCGTTTTATGGATAATAAACCTAATTTTGCCCGCGTTACTCGGTACTTTTTCACTCGTTTCCGTCAATATCACCAAATCACTCGGATATGACGATTAA
- a CDS encoding arginase family protein, with protein MLQNWLKPLSASFIKSADSLSATHFGKNILVFRDQLPDLKKVKVALVGVGEKEANVVRENLYRTACPFPKGTVADLGNLRKAEASLLIPVLYELLLGKVLPIVVASKDEMARAQFFAYQDAKALVNMAVVDERFRLGGKDEVYTPLLSPVHPLLFNFGLVGFQAHQTLPELSQFLTQHNFDAVRLGKSRAAIEETEPVLRDADLLAFHLGALKQSEAPGVTSASPSGYFAEEACQLCRYAGMSDKLTSFGIYGYRPELDRDAQTAQVAAQMVWYFLEGFFGRKNDFPTSKTGLTEYIVAFRQLNYQLTFWKSSKSGRWWMQVPVASKKKLERHRLVPCSYQDYQQACREDLPERLMQALQRFG; from the coding sequence ATGTTGCAAAACTGGCTCAAACCCCTTTCGGCATCCTTTATTAAATCCGCGGACTCGCTTTCGGCGACGCATTTTGGGAAAAACATACTCGTTTTTCGGGACCAACTGCCTGACCTGAAGAAAGTGAAGGTCGCATTGGTAGGCGTGGGGGAAAAAGAAGCAAATGTCGTGCGCGAAAACCTTTACCGCACCGCCTGCCCATTTCCCAAAGGCACGGTGGCCGACCTCGGCAATTTGAGAAAGGCAGAGGCTTCGCTGCTCATTCCGGTACTCTATGAATTGCTGTTGGGAAAAGTATTGCCCATCGTCGTCGCAAGTAAGGACGAAATGGCTCGTGCTCAGTTTTTTGCCTATCAGGATGCCAAGGCATTGGTCAACATGGCCGTTGTGGATGAGCGATTTCGATTGGGTGGCAAAGACGAGGTTTACACGCCTTTGCTCTCCCCCGTCCACCCGCTGCTCTTCAATTTTGGTCTTGTTGGCTTTCAGGCACACCAGACCCTGCCGGAACTCTCCCAATTTTTAACCCAACACAATTTTGACGCGGTACGACTTGGCAAATCAAGAGCAGCCATAGAAGAGACAGAACCAGTGCTGCGCGATGCCGACTTGTTGGCTTTTCACTTGGGGGCCCTCAAGCAAAGCGAAGCCCCCGGCGTGACATCTGCTTCTCCATCCGGATATTTTGCGGAAGAAGCTTGCCAACTGTGCAGATATGCGGGCATGAGCGACAAGTTGACCTCTTTCGGCATTTATGGCTATCGCCCCGAACTCGACCGCGACGCACAGACCGCGCAGGTGGCCGCGCAAATGGTTTGGTATTTTTTGGAAGGCTTCTTCGGCAGGAAAAACGACTTTCCGACATCGAAGACGGGCCTTACTGAGTACATCGTCGCGTTCAGGCAGCTGAACTATCAACTTACCTTTTGGAAAAGCTCGAAAAGCGGACGGTGGTGGATGCAAGTGCCAGTAGCGAGCAAGAAAAAATTGGAGCGTCATCGGTTGGTGCCTTGCTCTTATCAGGATTATCAACAGGCTTGTAGGGAAGATTTGCCCGAGCGGCTCATGCAAGCCTTGCAGCGGTTCGGCTAG
- a CDS encoding Glu/Leu/Phe/Val dehydrogenase, which translates to MEELLNKYKAKTPEIVFEWHDTETDAAGWIVINSLRNGAAGGGTRMRKGLTREEVISLAKVMEIKFSVCGPAIGGAKSGINFDPADPRRWAVLGRWYRAVLPLLKSYYGTGGDLNVDEIKDVVPITEALGLWHPQEGIVKGHLKPTEGQQINIIGQLRYGCTKIVEDADFVPEGGTVKHAVADLITGYGVAESVRHFYDLYHHTTPSGKTAIIQGWGNVASAAACYLAKEGAKIIGIIDREGGILAPDGLTLEQVKHLFNAKLGNKLNADNLLPFDEANEKIWKMGADIFIPGAASKLVTRAQVDDLLNGSVEVIACGANVPFVDDEVFFGPTARYADEHTGVIPDFIANCGMARVFAYLMQPDAAMTDQAIFGDTSSTIRRALEETLKINAVPLQISTNALSLALRKLGV; encoded by the coding sequence ATGGAAGAACTGCTAAACAAGTACAAAGCCAAGACCCCCGAAATCGTTTTTGAATGGCACGACACTGAGACAGATGCAGCTGGCTGGATAGTCATCAATTCACTCCGCAACGGCGCGGCAGGCGGCGGCACCCGAATGCGCAAAGGGTTGACCCGCGAAGAAGTCATCTCGCTTGCCAAAGTGATGGAAATAAAATTCAGCGTGTGCGGGCCGGCGATAGGTGGTGCCAAAAGCGGCATCAATTTCGACCCCGCCGACCCTCGGCGTTGGGCGGTACTGGGTCGCTGGTATCGTGCCGTCCTTCCGCTGCTCAAATCATACTACGGGACGGGTGGCGACCTCAACGTGGACGAAATCAAAGACGTGGTGCCCATCACGGAGGCACTTGGCCTCTGGCACCCGCAGGAGGGCATCGTGAAAGGTCACTTGAAGCCCACGGAAGGCCAGCAAATCAACATTATAGGCCAACTGCGTTATGGCTGCACCAAGATTGTGGAAGACGCTGACTTCGTGCCTGAAGGCGGCACCGTCAAACACGCCGTGGCTGACCTCATCACGGGCTACGGAGTAGCCGAATCGGTGCGTCATTTTTATGACCTTTACCACCACACAACGCCATCGGGCAAGACGGCCATCATACAAGGTTGGGGCAACGTCGCTTCTGCGGCAGCTTGCTACTTGGCAAAAGAAGGGGCGAAAATCATCGGTATCATTGACCGGGAAGGGGGCATATTGGCCCCTGATGGCCTGACATTGGAACAGGTCAAGCACCTTTTCAATGCTAAATTGGGCAACAAACTCAATGCGGACAACTTGCTGCCATTCGATGAAGCGAATGAAAAAATCTGGAAAATGGGTGCCGATATTTTCATTCCCGGTGCCGCTTCCAAGCTAGTGACCCGTGCTCAAGTGGACGACCTTTTGAATGGCAGCGTGGAGGTGATTGCGTGTGGTGCCAATGTGCCGTTTGTGGACGACGAGGTGTTTTTTGGGCCTACCGCCCGATATGCCGACGAACACACGGGCGTGATTCCTGACTTCATTGCCAACTGTGGCATGGCGCGGGTTTTTGCTTACCTGATGCAGCCCGACGCGGCCATGACAGACCAAGCCATTTTCGGCGACACTTCAAGCACCATCCGCCGTGCATTGGAAGAAACATTAAAAATAAATGCCGTTCCCCTTCAAATTTCCACCAACGCTCTATCTTTGGCGCTAAGAAAATTGGGGGTTTAG
- a CDS encoding DUF3108 domain-containing protein — protein MTIKPIALFLGLSLTAFTPQSPTVQGSGPEPCANTNTTFQNGEKITYKIYYNLNFVWVPAGEVVFKIFDEGNQWHYQAIGSTYPSYEWFFSVRDEYNSWVDKNTLLPNYSERSVNEGNYHIFEKISFNQRDRKMTVWRSKKKGESETKTEHTVQDCVHDVLSSLYNLRNVDFASQQPGYALPFRIFMDKEEFPLKMKYMGKEAKKKVYGMGKYDTMKFQPDVIAGEVFKDGTKMTVWVSDDKNRIPLLIETPVSVGSVKMVIKEYWGLKYDFTAKR, from the coding sequence ATGACGATTAAACCAATAGCACTCTTTCTCGGCCTTTCGCTCACTGCCTTCACGCCTCAAAGTCCCACTGTTCAAGGCAGTGGCCCAGAGCCTTGCGCCAACACTAACACGACCTTCCAGAACGGGGAAAAAATCACCTACAAAATTTACTACAACCTCAATTTTGTGTGGGTGCCTGCTGGCGAGGTCGTCTTCAAAATCTTCGACGAAGGCAATCAGTGGCATTATCAAGCCATTGGCTCCACCTATCCCTCTTATGAGTGGTTTTTCTCGGTGCGCGACGAATACAATTCTTGGGTGGACAAAAACACCTTGCTGCCCAATTATTCAGAGCGGAGCGTGAATGAAGGCAATTACCATATTTTTGAAAAAATTTCCTTCAATCAGCGCGACCGCAAGATGACCGTTTGGCGCTCCAAGAAAAAGGGCGAATCAGAAACAAAAACCGAGCACACGGTGCAAGATTGTGTGCACGACGTACTCTCCAGCCTTTATAATTTGCGCAACGTGGATTTTGCCAGCCAGCAACCGGGGTACGCTCTTCCATTCCGTATTTTCATGGACAAGGAAGAATTCCCACTGAAAATGAAGTACATGGGCAAGGAAGCAAAGAAGAAGGTTTATGGCATGGGCAAGTACGACACCATGAAATTTCAGCCGGATGTCATCGCTGGGGAGGTGTTCAAGGACGGTACAAAGATGACCGTATGGGTGTCAGACGATAAAAATCGCATCCCATTGTTGATAGAAACCCCCGTGTCTGTTGGCTCCGTGAAAATGGTCATAAAAGAATACTGGGGCTTAAAGTACGACTTCACCGCAAAACGGTAA
- a CDS encoding fructosamine kinase family protein, with product MLPIPLQSHLQQLLNASRLHAKPLSGGDIHRAALIATHNGATFFLKFNSGEQAPEMFRTEALGLALLGASKVIAVPKVLGHGAVEGFAFILLEYIAPGQRNRHFWEHFGESLAVLHSTTSAQFGFAHDNFIGSLPQSNTRHDTWPAFYTEQRLLPQMKLACQLERLNTGDERRLEQLCKRLESICPHEPPALVHGDLWSGNFLCNAESKPVLIDPAASFSHRELDLAMSRLFGGFDPVFYQSYAAAWPIEAGFEERIGIYQLYYLLVHVNLFGGGYVEEVRQVLQRY from the coding sequence ATGCTCCCTATCCCACTTCAATCGCATCTTCAGCAATTGTTGAACGCATCCCGGCTACACGCAAAACCACTTTCGGGGGGCGATATCCATCGGGCAGCCTTGATCGCAACCCACAATGGCGCGACTTTTTTCCTGAAATTCAACTCAGGGGAGCAGGCCCCTGAAATGTTCCGAACCGAAGCATTGGGACTAGCGTTGCTGGGCGCATCCAAAGTGATAGCAGTACCTAAGGTGTTAGGGCATGGCGCTGTGGAAGGATTCGCTTTTATCTTGCTCGAATACATCGCTCCGGGCCAACGCAATCGTCATTTTTGGGAGCATTTCGGCGAATCGTTGGCAGTATTGCACAGCACCACCTCCGCGCAATTTGGATTTGCACACGACAATTTCATCGGCTCCCTACCCCAATCAAACACCCGGCACGACACTTGGCCAGCCTTTTACACAGAACAACGCCTGCTGCCCCAAATGAAACTGGCTTGCCAACTTGAGCGCCTGAACACGGGCGACGAGCGACGTTTGGAGCAGCTATGCAAACGGCTTGAATCCATCTGCCCCCACGAGCCGCCCGCGCTCGTGCATGGCGACCTTTGGAGCGGCAATTTTCTTTGCAACGCGGAGAGCAAGCCCGTGCTGATTGACCCCGCCGCTTCCTTTTCGCACCGTGAGTTGGATTTGGCCATGAGCAGGTTATTTGGTGGCTTCGACCCTGTTTTTTATCAGAGCTATGCGGCGGCGTGGCCAATAGAGGCTGGTTTTGAGGAGCGAATAGGCATTTATCAGCTCTACTATTTGCTGGTTCACGTCAACCTTTTTGGTGGCGGGTATGTAGAGGAAGTGCGACAGGTGTTGCAGCGTTATTGA
- the hemC gene encoding hydroxymethylbilane synthase, producing the protein MPSHHSTHSSPLKIGTRGSKLALWQAEFTRSELARVGVESELVIIKTQGDLVQHLSFDKLEGKGFFTKEIEEALLRGEIDVAVHSMKDLPTSQPEGLVITAVSYRENPADWLIVRADAVSEGAIFKLAKNAVVGTSANRRKAQLLDFRPDVRLQDIRGNVPTRLEKLRGGDFDAIFLAAAGVTRLHLDLSGFILVELNPREFVPAPAQGVLAWQTNRDDTTTRHILRKIHHPEISACTNVERRVLQMLEGGCQLPLGAYCERDEAGHFHAFAACDIGGAMRRVRLSSSTHYGMAEKLVTELKNGPA; encoded by the coding sequence ATGCCTTCTCACCACTCAACCCATTCCTCTCCTCTAAAAATAGGCACACGCGGCAGCAAGCTCGCGCTTTGGCAGGCCGAGTTTACTCGTTCAGAGCTGGCTCGCGTCGGCGTGGAAAGCGAATTGGTCATCATAAAAACACAAGGAGACTTGGTGCAGCATCTGAGTTTCGACAAGCTGGAAGGCAAGGGTTTTTTTACGAAAGAAATAGAGGAGGCGCTGCTGCGCGGCGAGATTGATGTCGCGGTACATTCCATGAAGGATTTGCCTACCAGTCAGCCTGAGGGGCTGGTCATCACTGCTGTTTCGTATCGAGAGAACCCCGCGGATTGGCTTATCGTTCGTGCAGACGCGGTGTCGGAAGGCGCTATTTTCAAGCTTGCAAAAAATGCCGTAGTGGGCACATCTGCCAACCGCAGAAAGGCGCAACTCCTTGATTTTAGGCCCGATGTGCGGCTTCAAGACATCCGTGGCAATGTGCCAACCCGCCTCGAAAAATTGCGAGGCGGCGATTTCGATGCCATTTTTCTGGCAGCCGCCGGCGTGACACGATTGCATCTCGACCTGTCCGGCTTCATTTTGGTCGAGCTCAATCCACGCGAGTTTGTGCCAGCGCCAGCTCAAGGCGTATTGGCGTGGCAAACCAATCGCGACGACACCACCACGCGCCATATTTTAAGAAAGATTCATCACCCGGAGATTTCTGCCTGCACCAATGTGGAACGCAGGGTGCTGCAAATGCTCGAAGGCGGCTGCCAATTGCCATTGGGGGCCTACTGCGAACGCGACGAGGCAGGGCATTTCCATGCCTTCGCGGCCTGCGACATCGGCGGCGCCATGCGTCGGGTACGGTTGTCGTCGAGCACACATTATGGCATGGCTGAAAAATTGGTCACTGAACTGAAAAATGGCCCCGCTTGA
- the lpxK gene encoding tetraacyldisaccharide 4'-kinase, translating to MSEDIVIRVLLLPLALLYGIGVGIRNLLYRVGALRSVRFDLPVISIGNLSMGGAGKSPHIEYMLRWLDQYINVAVLSRGYGRKTYGFLPVTVIDNAERVGDEPLQFKRKFPQIPIGVSESRALGVPELVRRNPEIQCVLLDDAFQHLAVTPALNILLTEFSRPFTRDWLLPAGRLREWRHGYRRADIIIVTKCPPDLSPHQRYEFMMEIDPYPRQHIYFTRYQYGQPYGLFSPEVRRPLDLDTHILLVSAIANTDYLLQYLQNQTGSVQTMEFEDHHYFDETDLNDILRRFDALPYRNKVILTTEKDATRLELHEAFLRESRAPIFVLPVEVVFCDNDADNFQSEVKQLLLDFKT from the coding sequence ATGTCAGAAGATATCGTCATTCGCGTATTATTGCTCCCTCTCGCCTTGCTTTATGGGATAGGGGTGGGTATTCGCAACCTGCTCTATCGCGTAGGCGCTTTGCGCAGTGTTCGGTTCGACCTCCCGGTCATTTCCATCGGGAATCTGTCAATGGGCGGGGCTGGCAAATCGCCGCATATCGAGTATATGTTGCGTTGGCTCGACCAATACATCAACGTCGCGGTGCTGAGCCGAGGCTATGGGCGCAAGACTTATGGTTTTTTGCCGGTGACGGTGATTGACAACGCCGAAAGGGTGGGCGACGAGCCGCTTCAATTCAAGCGAAAGTTTCCCCAAATCCCCATCGGGGTCAGTGAAAGCAGGGCCTTGGGCGTGCCTGAGCTAGTGCGCCGCAATCCAGAAATACAATGCGTGCTTCTCGACGACGCTTTTCAGCATCTCGCCGTCACTCCGGCTTTGAATATCCTGCTCACCGAATTCAGCCGCCCTTTCACCCGTGATTGGCTCCTTCCCGCGGGGCGGCTGCGCGAATGGCGGCACGGATACCGCCGTGCGGATATCATTATCGTCACGAAATGCCCTCCAGACCTCTCGCCCCACCAGCGTTATGAGTTTATGATGGAAATTGACCCTTACCCGCGTCAGCACATTTATTTTACACGCTACCAATATGGGCAGCCTTACGGTTTGTTCAGCCCCGAAGTGCGTCGCCCGCTCGACCTCGACACACATATATTATTGGTGAGTGCCATCGCCAACACGGACTATTTGCTACAATATCTGCAAAACCAAACAGGCTCGGTGCAAACGATGGAATTCGAGGACCACCACTATTTCGACGAAACGGACTTGAACGACATCCTGCGCCGGTTCGACGCGCTACCCTATCGCAACAAAGTCATCTTGACGACCGAAAAAGACGCGACACGGCTTGAGCTCCACGAGGCTTTTTTGCGTGAAAGCCGTGCGCCCATTTTCGTGTTGCCCGTCGAGGTAGTGTTCTGCGACAACGATGCGGACAATTTTCAGTCGGAAGTGAAACAGTTGCTGTTGGATTTCAAAACCTAG
- a CDS encoding copper resistance protein NlpE N-terminal domain-containing protein — translation MATFKRILPFAAFALLLAACSQSSKVDPAQAAKAQKLAGKYMGITPCADCEGIEYTVTLNPDFTYTASMIYKGKSTDPFSSSGKWSYSADDKIKLDMTPPEGMNQFEVGENQITMLDQQGNKITGALADRYILYREGFAPPPSPHAKKKEAGINFIGMGTEPFWALDIDFEKSMQFNVLGGDTINAPAVNAKNWSGGNLVYEAKTDKGTLNVAIRKEACNDGMSDNQYEYSVTVKSGNKEYKGCGVYLAGSLGSLWTLKSINGAAPDSAAFMRGRPVLQIDATQGRYSGTDGCNTINGKITMDGGKTTFSPGPSTMMACPGNGAADYVKALFGVTDHKLTDTELTLLTDGKPVLVYGL, via the coding sequence ATGGCCACTTTCAAAAGAATCTTGCCTTTTGCCGCATTTGCTCTCCTTTTGGCGGCGTGTTCCCAATCCTCAAAAGTTGACCCCGCACAAGCCGCAAAAGCTCAAAAACTTGCGGGGAAATACATGGGCATCACCCCCTGCGCCGATTGCGAGGGCATCGAGTACACGGTGACTCTCAATCCCGACTTCACTTACACCGCCTCTATGATTTACAAGGGGAAGAGCACCGACCCATTTTCTTCTTCCGGGAAATGGTCTTATTCCGCCGACGACAAAATAAAGTTGGACATGACCCCGCCAGAGGGCATGAACCAGTTCGAAGTGGGTGAAAATCAAATCACGATGCTCGACCAGCAGGGCAACAAAATCACGGGAGCCTTGGCCGACAGATACATTCTATATCGAGAAGGCTTTGCTCCGCCCCCATCGCCCCACGCCAAGAAAAAAGAGGCTGGCATCAACTTCATTGGCATGGGGACAGAGCCATTCTGGGCGCTCGATATTGACTTTGAAAAGTCAATGCAGTTCAATGTGTTAGGAGGCGACACCATCAACGCCCCTGCCGTGAATGCCAAAAACTGGTCGGGCGGCAATCTGGTATATGAGGCCAAGACCGACAAAGGAACGCTCAACGTCGCCATCCGCAAGGAAGCTTGCAACGACGGCATGAGCGACAACCAGTACGAATACTCTGTCACCGTGAAGTCAGGCAATAAGGAATACAAAGGCTGCGGTGTCTATCTCGCGGGGTCTTTGGGGAGCCTCTGGACGTTGAAAAGCATCAACGGTGCCGCGCCCGACTCGGCTGCGTTCATGAGAGGGAGGCCCGTGCTTCAGATTGATGCTACCCAAGGGCGCTACTCTGGCACTGATGGCTGCAACACCATCAACGGAAAAATTACGATGGACGGCGGCAAAACCACTTTCTCGCCCGGCCCCTCTACCATGATGGCTTGCCCCGGCAATGGCGCAGCCGACTACGTCAAAGCCCTGTTTGGAGTGACGGACCATAAGCTAACAGACACGGAATTGACGTTGCTCACTGACGGGAAGCCTGTGTTGGTGTACGGTTTGTAA